From one Streptomyces sp. N50 genomic stretch:
- a CDS encoding M1 family metallopeptidase translates to MHRRIIAPGALAAASLMLAIPASAASYSPGAPGIGDPYYPYYGNGGYDVSHYDLRLQYQPATDELAGTATILAKTTQDLSRFNLDFLLDVSEIRVNGAAATFATSGQHELEVTPKTPLPKGTPITVVVRYSGVPSTKSAYGFNTWHRTPDGAVAADEPESAWWWFPSNDHPSDKATYDVSVAVPNGTQAISNGTLQSTSSQLGWTRYNWRQNKPQATYLATLALGKFDITTSTSDGGVPVINAYSKDLGDNDGSARASVERTGEIVDWLSGYFGPYPFSSAGGYVPSTTTGYALETQTRVYYSQKQFANGANTSVVVHELAHQWYGDDVSLKGWKDIWINEGFARYAQWLWSEHEGEGTTQQLADYVYASHPADDAFWTIAPGDPGPENQFELPVYDRGALAIQALRNEVGDDAFFAILKGWPKEHAYGNASVADFRAYAEQVSGKSLSALFDTWLFQPAKPAAPAARSASITKAGVAPAQPKSWKKIAATNDVHGG, encoded by the coding sequence GTGCACCGCAGAATCATCGCGCCGGGCGCACTCGCGGCGGCCTCGCTCATGCTGGCGATCCCGGCGTCGGCGGCAAGCTACTCCCCCGGCGCTCCGGGCATCGGCGACCCCTACTACCCGTACTACGGCAACGGCGGATACGACGTCTCGCACTACGACCTCAGGCTCCAATACCAGCCCGCGACAGATGAGTTGGCGGGTACGGCGACGATCCTGGCCAAGACCACGCAGGACCTGTCGCGGTTCAACCTGGACTTCCTCCTCGACGTCAGCGAGATCCGGGTCAACGGCGCGGCGGCGACGTTCGCGACCTCCGGCCAGCACGAGCTGGAGGTCACCCCGAAGACCCCGCTCCCGAAGGGCACGCCGATCACGGTCGTGGTCCGCTACAGCGGGGTGCCGTCCACGAAGAGCGCGTACGGGTTCAACACCTGGCACCGCACCCCGGACGGCGCGGTCGCGGCCGACGAGCCCGAGTCGGCGTGGTGGTGGTTCCCGAGCAACGACCACCCGAGCGACAAGGCGACCTACGACGTGTCGGTGGCCGTACCGAACGGCACCCAGGCCATCTCCAACGGCACGCTCCAGTCGACGAGTTCACAGCTCGGCTGGACCCGCTACAACTGGCGCCAGAACAAGCCGCAGGCGACCTACCTGGCCACGCTCGCCCTCGGCAAGTTCGACATCACGACCAGCACCTCCGACGGCGGCGTCCCCGTCATCAACGCCTACAGCAAGGACCTCGGCGACAACGACGGCTCCGCGCGGGCGAGCGTCGAGCGCACCGGCGAGATCGTCGACTGGCTGAGCGGCTACTTCGGTCCGTATCCCTTCAGTTCGGCCGGCGGGTACGTCCCCAGCACGACCACCGGGTACGCGCTGGAGACCCAGACCCGCGTCTACTACAGCCAGAAGCAGTTCGCGAACGGCGCCAACACCTCTGTCGTGGTGCATGAGTTGGCCCACCAGTGGTACGGCGACGACGTGTCCCTGAAGGGCTGGAAGGACATCTGGATCAACGAGGGCTTCGCGCGCTACGCGCAGTGGCTCTGGTCCGAGCACGAGGGCGAGGGCACGACACAGCAACTCGCCGACTACGTCTACGCCTCGCACCCCGCGGACGACGCGTTCTGGACGATCGCGCCGGGCGACCCCGGCCCGGAGAACCAGTTCGAGCTTCCGGTCTACGACCGGGGCGCGCTGGCCATCCAGGCGCTGCGCAACGAGGTCGGCGACGACGCGTTCTTCGCCATCCTGAAGGGCTGGCCGAAGGAGCACGCCTACGGCAACGCGTCCGTCGCGGACTTCCGGGCCTACGCCGAGCAGGTGTCGGGGAAGTCGCTTTCCGCGCTCTTCGACACGTGGCTGTTCCAGCCGGCCAAGCCTGCGGCTCCGGCGGCGCGGAGTGCGTCGATCACGAAGGCGGGTGTAGCTCCGGCGCAGCCGAAGTCGTGGAAGAAGATCGCGGCTACGAACGACGTGCACGGGGGCTGA